The Neoarius graeffei isolate fNeoGra1 chromosome 7, fNeoGra1.pri, whole genome shotgun sequence genome includes a region encoding these proteins:
- the golga7bb gene encoding golgin subfamily A member 7B, translated as MAAELQNLQDLRHTASLATKVFVQRDYSEGTVCKFHTKLPAELNSRIERTLFEDTVKTLNNYYAEAEKISGQSYLEGCLACVSAYVIFLCMETQYEKVLKKISMYIQEQNENVYAPRGLLITDPIERGMRVIEISVFEDRSSTGSSSSGSSASGSSAR; from the exons CTTCAAAACCTTCAGGATCTGAGGCATACTGCCTCACTAGCCACCAAGGTGTTTGTTCAGAGGGACTACAGCGAGGGCACCGTCTGCAAGTTCCACACCAAACTTCCAGCAGAACTCAACAGCAGG ATTGAGCGGACCCTGTTTGAAGACACCGTGAAGACACTCAATAACTACTATGCAGAGGCCGAGAAGATCAGCGGTCAGTCTTACCTGGAAGGCTGCTTGGCCTGTGTGTCAGCTTACGTTATATTCCTCTGCATGGAGACACAATATGAGAAG GTCTTAAAAAAGATCTCCATGTATATTCAGGAGCAGAATGAGAACGTTTATGCACCccgaggacttcttatcactgacCCTATTGAGAGGGGCATGAGAGTG ATAGAGATCTCTGTCTTTGAGGATCGCAGCTCCACCGGCTCCAGTTCCAGTGGTAGCTCCGCATCTGGCAGCAGTGCTCGGTGA